The following proteins come from a genomic window of Leptospira bandrabouensis:
- a CDS encoding SH3 domain-containing protein yields the protein MFLFVFPIFAQNHWDNYIHEKNEGSTYLIFGDNVNLRESNNINSKVLKKLSIGDSVKILSKTNQILEQNSVKEYWYKIQSEKDIGYVWGGLISDYSFEWNDKTILARNLGIRLGKLELKLIQNNQIISNGSWDVGPMSNEGWNHTIYQPTSFAPAPVAVFGIRYLIFSEIEYGYTNEQIFTIDKDLKFVPQFSWNPGACDPPSCAETWLIFPNENLPADKRINRKLTKGKPNTIIELTHSFDVDDESSHEYFQSEYNWDGTIFQKKGK from the coding sequence ATGTTTCTATTCGTTTTTCCCATATTTGCTCAAAATCACTGGGACAACTACATACACGAAAAAAACGAAGGTTCCACCTATCTAATATTTGGTGATAATGTCAATCTAAGAGAATCAAATAATATAAATTCTAAAGTTTTAAAGAAACTTTCTATAGGCGATTCTGTCAAAATTCTCTCAAAAACGAACCAAATTTTAGAACAGAATTCAGTAAAAGAATATTGGTATAAAATCCAATCTGAAAAAGACATCGGATATGTATGGGGTGGATTAATCTCTGATTATTCATTCGAATGGAATGACAAAACCATATTAGCACGAAACCTAGGTATACGTTTAGGGAAACTGGAACTAAAACTAATCCAAAACAATCAAATAATATCTAATGGCAGTTGGGACGTTGGACCCATGAGCAATGAAGGATGGAACCATACAATTTATCAACCTACATCCTTTGCACCAGCCCCCGTTGCCGTTTTTGGAATAAGGTATCTTATATTTTCAGAAATTGAATACGGATATACAAACGAACAAATTTTCACAATAGATAAAGATCTAAAATTTGTTCCACAGTTTTCTTGGAATCCTGGTGCTTGTGATCCTCCTTCTTGTGCAGAAACTTGGCTTATTTTTCCCAATGAAAATTTACCTGCCGACAAAAGAATCAACCGTAAACTTACCAAAGGAAAACCAAATACAATCATCGAATTAACTCATAGTTTTGATGTCGATGATGAAAGTTCCCATGAATACTTCCAATCCGAATACAACTGGGATGGAACGATCTTTCAAAAAAAAGGAAAATAA